The Candidatus Aminicenantes bacterium genome window below encodes:
- a CDS encoding class I SAM-dependent methyltransferase, whose amino-acid sequence MIINKSIEVSDLQRISFIALIEDFERLRSLLNSKGLLHTSFLGDFQPFHCAAAKGRTWPERALWRYWEMCMVIEFSGVSLNSKVLGVGESSTLLSFYLASRGATVFTIDLNQGLVDNANHVAEIMNWNLVNAYGDAQRIEFPENMFDQVISVCVIEHIENQELAIREMARVLKPGGVLSMTFDYGYREPGCNGFMSPAEVEERIIRPSGLEVIGNRNFVQSPWQEEGWKGAWGAIFLRKPIKGKVGVSDIWADQNECSRIQQEIWRRLGKFSLVETGAGPKKPDQGNPDSPLPGLSKLRQEDKRSKDLFSPSRRKRGFPIIDVFRKKFGKRSVDNCYEQPAVSKTFSGL is encoded by the coding sequence ATGATAATCAACAAGTCCATTGAAGTCTCAGATTTGCAACGGATATCTTTTATTGCTTTGATAGAAGATTTTGAAAGGTTACGTTCCCTTTTGAATAGTAAAGGATTGCTCCATACAAGTTTTCTGGGTGATTTCCAACCTTTCCACTGTGCCGCAGCCAAAGGCCGCACCTGGCCCGAACGGGCATTGTGGAGGTATTGGGAAATGTGTATGGTCATCGAATTTTCAGGAGTTTCGCTAAACTCAAAAGTTCTGGGAGTCGGGGAATCATCCACACTGCTTTCTTTCTATCTTGCCAGCAGAGGGGCAACGGTATTTACCATTGACTTGAACCAGGGTTTGGTTGACAACGCGAATCATGTGGCTGAAATCATGAATTGGAATCTGGTAAATGCTTATGGTGATGCCCAAAGGATTGAATTTCCCGAAAATATGTTTGACCAGGTAATTTCCGTATGCGTGATTGAACATATTGAGAATCAGGAATTGGCAATACGGGAAATGGCCAGGGTACTGAAGCCGGGTGGGGTGCTGAGCATGACTTTCGATTATGGATACCGCGAACCTGGCTGCAACGGTTTTATGTCACCGGCTGAAGTTGAGGAACGAATCATAAGACCTTCAGGATTGGAGGTGATTGGGAATCGAAATTTCGTACAGAGTCCCTGGCAGGAAGAGGGATGGAAAGGCGCTTGGGGTGCCATATTCTTGCGCAAGCCCATTAAGGGGAAGGTGGGCGTTTCCGATATTTGGGCGGACCAAAACGAGTGCTCCCGCATTCAACAGGAAATTTGGCGCCGGCTGGGAAAATTTTCATTAGTGGAAACGGGTGCAGGACCGAAAAAGCCCGATCAGGGTAATCCTGATTCTCCATTACCGGGGTTGTCAAAGTTGAGGCAGGAGGATAAACGTTCAAAGGATTTGTTCTCACCCTCGCGCAGAAAACGTGGATTTCCCATAATCGATGTATTCCGGAAAAAATTCGGCAAGAGAAGCGTGGATAATTGCTATGAACAACCCGCTGTCAGCAAAACCTTTTCGGGCTTATAA
- a CDS encoding DUF481 domain-containing protein: MEPGVCADPVYKNGTLMKRILPAIWIAAAVLGSNHLAAVLFAKPEAIKVPGVYLDCNPRQIDIHFIKEEITFVNYVRDRQAADIHVIITVRQTGSGGREHSIKFLGLNSQKGNDRELKYYSTATDTEDQRRQGLVEKLKQGLIPYISDTPMADFISISYSGAGAEKAARASGKDKWNHWSFQVGLSGDIDAEEYSKNWEYSLSLSANRVTRESKINLWTFLENEKTIYSIEDEGKLEEYISQTRRAMFYAGYIKSLSDHWSLGAFFDFFSSTYDNADIYYTAGLGMEYNIFPYDEYTRRELRLRTKLEYTRRRYNTVTIYNLLEENLFRQQLAIFFALKEPWGSVGLRLTGMAYYHDFSKNNFRGDVDVSMNLLKGLSVHVSANYSRVRDQLSLPAEGATKEAILMELQELATGYEFSLRLGLSYRFGSIYSNVVNPRF; the protein is encoded by the coding sequence ATGGAGCCAGGTGTTTGTGCGGACCCGGTCTACAAAAACGGAACCTTAATGAAACGCATATTGCCGGCAATCTGGATCGCTGCCGCTGTACTGGGAAGCAATCACCTGGCGGCCGTACTCTTCGCGAAACCCGAAGCAATCAAAGTGCCCGGAGTCTACCTGGATTGTAACCCCCGCCAGATCGACATCCATTTCATCAAAGAGGAAATCACTTTCGTCAACTATGTGCGCGACCGCCAGGCGGCCGACATTCACGTCATCATCACCGTACGCCAGACCGGCAGCGGCGGCAGGGAGCATTCCATCAAATTTCTGGGCCTGAACAGCCAGAAAGGCAATGACCGGGAACTGAAGTATTACTCCACCGCCACCGACACCGAAGACCAGCGCCGCCAGGGCCTGGTCGAAAAGCTGAAACAGGGCCTGATCCCCTACATTTCGGATACGCCCATGGCGGATTTTATCTCCATCTCCTACAGCGGCGCCGGCGCGGAGAAGGCCGCGCGCGCAAGCGGCAAAGACAAGTGGAACCACTGGTCTTTTCAAGTCGGATTGAGTGGAGATATTGACGCGGAAGAGTATTCAAAGAACTGGGAGTACTCACTGTCCCTTTCCGCCAACCGCGTGACCCGGGAATCAAAAATCAACTTGTGGACCTTTCTGGAAAACGAAAAAACCATCTATTCCATTGAGGATGAAGGCAAACTGGAAGAATACATTTCTCAAACCAGGAGAGCGATGTTCTATGCCGGCTATATCAAGAGCCTCAGCGATCACTGGTCCCTGGGCGCATTTTTTGATTTCTTTTCCTCTACATACGACAACGCGGACATCTATTACACGGCGGGATTGGGAATGGAGTACAACATCTTCCCTTATGACGAGTACACCCGGCGTGAACTGCGTTTGCGCACTAAGCTGGAATATACCCGGCGCCGATACAACACGGTAACCATATACAACCTTCTGGAAGAAAACCTGTTCCGTCAGCAATTGGCGATCTTTTTTGCGCTCAAGGAGCCCTGGGGTTCGGTGGGCCTGCGGTTGACCGGCATGGCCTACTATCATGATTTCTCTAAAAACAATTTCCGGGGCGATGTGGATGTCAGCATGAACCTGTTAAAGGGACTGAGCGTGCATGTCAGCGCCAATTACTCGCGGGTAAGAGACCAGCTCTCCCTCCCCGCCGAAGGCGCTACCAAGGAAGCCATCCTGATGGAGCTCCAGGAACTGGCAACCGGTTACGAATTCAGCTTGCGCCTGGGGTTGAGTTATCGCTTCGGCTCCATTTACAGCAACGTGGTCAACCCCCGGTTTTAG